The bacterium sequence CGCCTCCTTCCGCTGGCTTGGGGAGACGCCGTGCACTGTGCGGAGACGGAAGCCGGCGGCGAGGGATTCTGCCGCGCGCGATTTTTTCCCGGCCGGCACCAGCGTCACGAGGGTATCCCAGTTCCGCTCCCCCTCCCGGAGCAGGGCGGGGGCCAGCACTCTTTTCCAGGGATCGAAGCGGCCGCGCGTGTGGCTTCCCTCGAAGGCGAAGCCCCGGCCGTCGGGAAGGCGAAGGAAGAACGCGTCCACCCGCCCGGCGGCGGGCAGCGAGAGCGAGAGCCGGTGCGCCGGGGCGATGGCGGGGGGATAGGCCGCCCAGAGGATCGGGAGCACAAACACCGCGGCCCCCAACCATCCGAGGCGGCGCAGCCGCTTGCCCCTCGCTCCCAGCGCCGCGGCGAGGAGGAGAAGATAGCCCGCGGACAGGGTGGGGTGAGCGGGCGGGACCGTGATGACGCCGCCGGGAATCGCGCCCGCCCCCTCGGCCACGCGGAGCATCCCTTCGGCCATCAGGCGGAGCGGAAAGGCGAAGACGGCGAGCACCTGGTTTGCGGATTCTGTGAAGGCCGAGAGCGCCGCCGCGATGCCCGAGGCGACGAACGTCCAGGGAACGGCGATGGAAGCGATGGGGATCAGCAGAAGATTCGAGAAAAGTCCGGCCGGGTGAATCTCATGGAAGTGCCAGATCGTCAGCGGAAGAAGCGCGAGCAGGATCACGACCTGGAGGATGACGAGTTGGAGAAATCGGATTCGCCACCAGGCCGCCTGCCAGATGCGGCTCTCGGGCGGCGGGGCCGGCAGCCGGGGCGCCACCAACAGGATCGCGCCGACCGCGAGAAAGGAGAGTTGAAAACCGGCGTCCCAGAGAGATCCGGGCTCCGCGAGGAGAAGGATGAGGGCCGCCAGGGTGAGGGTATGAATCGGCCCGCTCGGCCGTTCCATGATCCGCCCGCACAGGTAGGCCACGACCATGATGGCGGCCCGGATGGTGGAGACCCGGGCGCCCGTCATGAGGGCGAAGAGGACAACGACCGGGATGGTGCAGATGGCGGCTGCCTTTGTGGGGGTGATGACCGCCGGATGGGTGGGGAAGAGGCCGGGGGGGAGCCTTCTGAAGATGGCGTGGAGGAAAAAGAAGAAAAACGCCGAAATGAATCCCACGTGCAGACCGCTGATGGCCAGCAGGTGCATGGCGCCCGCCCGCTGGAAGGACTCCCGGAGATCGGGCGGAATCTGCTCGCGCGTGCCGAGGGCCATGGCCTCCATAAGGCGTGCCGCGGGGGCCGGAAGGGTGTTCCGCAAAAAATCCCGCATCCGGTCGCGGACCCGGAACAGGGCTCGGCGCCAGGAAAAGCCCGCGGGCCGCTCCAGCAGCTCCAGCGCGTCGGGAGAGATGTAGCCGGTGGCGTGAACGCCGCGGAGCCTGAGGAATTCCCGGTAGTCGAACCCGCCGGGGTTTTTGTCGCGCACGGGCGCCTGGAGGCGCGCGCGGCGGACGAGGATGCGATCGCCCGGGTGGAAGCGCTGACGGGGAACTCCCGCGAGCGTCAGGCGCACCGTTCCCTTGACGGGGACTTCGACCCCCCGGACGAAGAGCCGTTCTGCCGCGATGTCCATCCGTGCGCGCTTGTAGGGAATCCCCTCCCGCGTCTCAACCGGAGCACTCAGGCGGCCGATCAGGTTGACGCGCGGAAAGGGGATGCGCGCGAGAAGATGGTGTGAGGGAACGGCGGCGCGGTACAGTTCGGGCACAGCCGCTGCCGCCAGCAGGCCGGCCGCCAGAAGCGCGGCCCCCCGGAAGCCGATCGGGCGCCATGCCCTGTGGAGGATGGCCGCGAGTCCCAAGACAAGCGCCGCGGCCAGCAGCGGAAGAGCGGCGGGCGATTCAAAGAGAAGGCCCGCCACCAGAAGGCCGCCCGTGTACCCGGCCGTGAAGATGAACAGAGGTTCTCTGGCCCATGCCTTCATGAGAAAGGTTCCTTGCCGTCACCGGAGTGTTGCTGGCGGCATTATGCCACCGAAGATGGCCGGTGAGTGATTTCCGCGGGAAATGCTTGAGGGCCCGTGGGGGCCGTGGTAGGCTCGCGCTCGCCGGTGCTTGGGCTTTCGGTCCGGCGGCCCGTTCTGCTCCGCTTTTTCACGCAATACCCGTTCGGGAGGAGAAAATTTGAGCGCGCTTCTCGCCGCCGGACGCACCCACTCTTGCGGCGATCTCCGGGCCGGGGACGTGGACCGCGAGGTGGTGCTGATGGGCTGGGCCCAGACACGCCGGGATCACGGCGGGCTCATTTTCATCGACTTGCGCGATCGCTACGGCATCACCCAGGTGGTGGCCGATCCCTCCTACAGCGAGGCGGCCCACCAGCTCGCCGGGCAGGTCCGCTCGGAATGGGTGCTGGCCATCCGGGGGAAGGTGATCCTCCGGCCCGAGGGGATGGCCAACCCGAACCTGGAGACGGGGAAGATCGAGGTCCGCATCACCGCGCTCGAGGTGCTCAGCGAGGCGAAAACCCCGCCCTTCCAGATCGAAGAGAATTCTGATGCGAGCGAGGCGCTCCGCCTGCAGTACCGCTACCTCGACCTTCGGCGCGCTCCTCTCCAGCAGAACTTTTTTCTCCGCCACCGGGTCAGCCAGACGGTGCGGAACTATCTTTCGGGCGAGAAATTCGTCGAGATCGAAACCCCCGTCCTGACGAAGAGCACCCCCGAGGGCGCCCGCGATTACCTTGGTGCCGAGCCGCGTGCAGCAGGGCAGCTTCTTCGCCCTTCCGCAGAGCCCCCAGATGTTCAAGCAGATCCTGATGGTCTCGGGCTTCGATCGCTACTTTCAGATCGTCCGGTGCTTCCGCGACGAAGACCTGCGGGCCGACCGGCAGCCCGAGTTCACCCAGATCGACATTGAGTGCTCCTTCATGAACCGCGATTCGTTCTTCACGCTCATGGAAGGGCTGATGGTTTCGATCTGGAAGGAGGCGCTCGATGTCGATCTCGCGCCACCCTTCGAGAAAATGACCTATCCGGAGGCCATCAAACAATACGGCAGCGACCGTCCCGATCTGCGCTTCGGGATGAAGCTGGCGACGATCACTGATGTAGCGGCCGCGAGCGAGTTCCGGGTGTTCAAGGGCGCGATTGAAAAGGGCGGCGCCGCCCGTGCGATGGCGGCGCCGGGAATGGCCTCTGCCTCCCGGAAAGAGATTGACGACATCATCGCGCGCGCACAGGAACTCGGCGCGGGCGGCCTCGCCTGGGTGAAGTGCACTGAGGGTGGTTTCGAGTCGAACATCGCGAAATTCTTCCTCGAGGGCCAGCTGGAGGAGATCGCAAAGCGCGCGGGCGCGCGGCCGGGCGATCTGCTGATGATGGTGGCCGATGCCCCCAAGGTGAGCGCGTCGGTGCTCGGCCAGCTTCGCCGCGAGATCGGCGATGCACTGGGACTGCCGGAAAAATCCGGCGATCCCTTCCGATTCGTCTGGGTCGTGGATTTCCCCCTCCTGGAGTGGGACGAGGAGGAGAAGCGCCACTTCGCGCTTCATCATCCCTTCACGGCGCCCCTCGCCGAGGATATCCCCTTGTTCGACACCGAGCCTGCTGCGATACGCTCCCTCGCCTACGATCTGGTGCTCAACGGCGCGGAGATCGGCGGCGGGAGCCAGCGGATTCACCAGCGCGAGGTGCAGCAGAAGATGTTCCGGGCCCTCGGCTTGAATGAGGAGGAGGCACGGCGCCGCTTCGGCTTCTTCATGGAGGCGCTCGAGTACGGCACCCCGCCGCACGGGGGCATCGCCTTCGGCCTCGACCGCATCATGATGATCCTCACGGGCGCCCCCTCTATCCGGGATGTCATTGCATTTCCCAAGACGCAGAAAGCGGTCTGCCTGATGACCGGGGCGCCCTCTACGGTTGACCGCGCCCAACTTCGGGAACTGGGGCTGGGCGGCTCCGTTCCCCGGTGAGCGATTTCCCTTGAGCGGAAAAAAAAGAAAGCCAGAGCGAGCGCCGAAGCATCCCCCCCTGTCCGCCGAGAGCGGCCGGGAACTCGATCTCGCCGAAATTCTCGGGCGCGCTGAGGAGCCGGGGGCCGTCCCCGAGGGACACCGCTCGGGGTTCGTCTCCATCATCGGCCGCCCGAACATCGGCAAGTCCACACTCCTCAACCGCATCCTGGGCGAGAAGATCGCCATCGTCACCCGCAAGCCCGGCACGACCCGGCGGCGCCTTCTGGGCGTTCACACCACGGAGGCCGCGCAGATCGTTTTCTTCGACACCCCGGGGATTGAGCGGCCGACCTCGAAACTGGGCCGCTTTCTGCTGGAGGAGATAAAGGCGGCCTGCGTGGGGGCCGACCTGGTGCTCTTCATGACGGACGGGCGCGAGGAGGATGCCGATCTTCAGGCGCTCACGCTCCTCGATCAGTCGGGCGCGCCGCACTTCCTTCTGATCAACAAGATCGACGCCATGAAGCAGGAAAATCTTTTGCCGATGATCGAGCGTTTCTCCAGGGGAGGAAAGTTCGAGGAGTATGTCCCCATCTCCGCGCTCAAGGGGACGAATGTCGATCGGCTGCTGGAAACGGTGAGGAAACACCTGCCGGAGGGACCGCGTTATTTTCCGCCGGGGACGCTGAGCGATATCTCCGAGCAGCGGCTCATCGAGGAGTTCGTCCGCGAACAGGTCTACCGGCAGGTGCACGAGGAGGTGCCCTACGCCGTGGCGGTGCGCGTTCAGGAGATGGAGCGGGACGAGGAGACAGGTTTCCTCCGCGCCGAGGCGGTCATCTTCGTGGAGCGAAAGAGCCAGCGCGGCATCTTGGTGGGGAAGAGGGGCGAGCGCATCAAGGCGCTGGGGCAGGCCGCGCGGGCGGAAATCGAGGCGCGGCTGGGCGGACAGATGTTTCTGGGGCTTCAGGTGCGAATCAAGCCGAACTGGCGGCAGCTCGATGCTGCGCTCAAGGAACTCGGCTACGGGCCGGACTAGCGGTGGGGGCCGGTGAGGGCGTCCGGCTAGCGGACCTGGGCGCGGATGCGCTTCTTCCGGGCGGCCAGCATCTTTTTCTTGCGCTTGACGCTCGGCTTTTCGTAATACTCGCGCTTGCGGATTTCAGTGAGTACGCCGGACTTCTCGCATTGTTTCTTGAACGCTTTCAGCGCCCGATCGATGGATTCCCCTTCGTGGACCTTGATCCCTGGCATGTAGCGGTAACACCTCCTTCGTTGAGCCGTTATCCCCTGAAAATCGAGGGGAATGAAGCTATTTCATATCCATTGTGATTCGTCAAGTGTACGGATATCAATTTCGGGCATTATTCCTTAAAACGTAGGGAAAATCGAGCGGCGCCCGCCGCGCCGGAGAAGGGGAAAAAATGGCCATTTTTGCCAGCGAGGCGCTCGTATTCGGGGCCACCCCCTATTCGAACACGAGCCTCATCGTCACTCTCTTCACCCTGGAGGCGGGAAAGGTCCGCGTGGTGGCCAAGGGGGCGCGGGCCCCGAAGAGCCGTCTCGGCCCGACACTCGAGCCCCTGACCCATGTGGAGGCCGAATGGAGCTCCAGGGAGGGGGCGGAGCTCGGGACGCTGCGCAAGTGCGAGAGCCGGGCGCTCTTCCGCCGCCTCTGGAAGGAGCCCGAGGCCATGGCCCTGGGCTACCGCCTGCTCCAGACGATGGACCGGCTCTTCGGGATACACGAGGGAGAAGCGGCCCATTTCCGGCTGCTTTTGGCGGCGCTCCGCGCCATCGAGGCGGACGGTAAGAACCTGGCCAGCATCGAGGGGGTTTTTTTCATCATGCTGCTCGCGCGGGTGGGGCTCTCCCCCCGGCTGGGCTACTGCGATGATTGCCGGAAGAAGGCGGGGGCGGAGGCGGCGGTGCTCGACATCGCCGCGGGCGAGCTCCGGTGCCGAGATTGCCCCCGTCAAGTGGAGCAGGGGATGCGGCTCCGGCCCGGGGCGATTGCCACGATTGGGGCGGCGCTCGCCCAGCCGGAGGAGAAGCTGGCGGCAATTCGCATTCTTCCCTCCCTCCAGGATGAAGTCATCCGGGCCGGAAGGCGCTTCCTCGCCTTCCATTCGGGACATCCCTCGCTGTCTTTTCCCGGGCGGGACGCACCGGGAAGCGGGGATTGACGCAACCGGGGCGCCGGGGTAGGTAATCATTCCCGGGCCGGGGTTTTCGGCCCTCTGCCGCGTGAGGTTTTTGTGGTCCGCGAAGTTCTCCAGAAAATGATCGAGAAGGCTGTCGCCTCCGCGAGGGCGGGCGGTGCTCTCACGGCCGAGGAAATCCCCCCGATCATCCTCGAAAATCCACCGCGGGAGGATTTCGGGGATTATTCATGCAACCTGCCGCTCCTCCTCGCCAAGCCCGAGCGCAAGGCCCCCCTTGCCATTGCCGATGTGCTGAGGGCCCACCTTCCGCCGGCGGAGGAGATGCTTGCCGATGTGCAGGTGGCCAAGCCCGGCTTTTTGAATTTCTACCTGAAAACGGAATATCTGACGGACCGGCTCGGCGGTGTGCTCCGCGATCCGAAGGGTTTCGGAAGGAGCGATATGGGCGGCGGGGAGAAGATCCTCCTCGAGTATGTGAGCGCCAACCCGACCGGTCCGCTTCACATCGGGCACGGGCGGGGCGCCGCCGTGGGCGATGTCCTTGCGCGGATCCTCCGCTTCACCGGATTCGATGTGGACTGCGAGTACTACATCAACGATGCGGGCAATCAGAT is a genomic window containing:
- the era gene encoding GTPase Era translates to MSGKKRKPERAPKHPPLSAESGRELDLAEILGRAEEPGAVPEGHRSGFVSIIGRPNIGKSTLLNRILGEKIAIVTRKPGTTRRRLLGVHTTEAAQIVFFDTPGIERPTSKLGRFLLEEIKAACVGADLVLFMTDGREEDADLQALTLLDQSGAPHFLLINKIDAMKQENLLPMIERFSRGGKFEEYVPISALKGTNVDRLLETVRKHLPEGPRYFPPGTLSDISEQRLIEEFVREQVYRQVHEEVPYAVAVRVQEMERDEETGFLRAEAVIFVERKSQRGILVGKRGERIKALGQAARAEIEARLGGQMFLGLQVRIKPNWRQLDAALKELGYGPD
- a CDS encoding ComEC/Rec2 family competence protein, with translation MKAWAREPLFIFTAGYTGGLLVAGLLFESPAALPLLAAALVLGLAAILHRAWRPIGFRGAALLAAGLLAAAAVPELYRAAVPSHHLLARIPFPRVNLIGRLSAPVETREGIPYKRARMDIAAERLFVRGVEVPVKGTVRLTLAGVPRQRFHPGDRILVRRARLQAPVRDKNPGGFDYREFLRLRGVHATGYISPDALELLERPAGFSWRRALFRVRDRMRDFLRNTLPAPAARLMEAMALGTREQIPPDLRESFQRAGAMHLLAISGLHVGFISAFFFFFLHAIFRRLPPGLFPTHPAVITPTKAAAICTIPVVVLFALMTGARVSTIRAAIMVVAYLCGRIMERPSGPIHTLTLAALILLLAEPGSLWDAGFQLSFLAVGAILLVAPRLPAPPPESRIWQAAWWRIRFLQLVILQVVILLALLPLTIWHFHEIHPAGLFSNLLLIPIASIAVPWTFVASGIAAALSAFTESANQVLAVFAFPLRLMAEGMLRVAEGAGAIPGGVITVPPAHPTLSAGYLLLLAAALGARGKRLRRLGWLGAAVFVLPILWAAYPPAIAPAHRLSLSLPAAGRVDAFFLRLPDGRGFAFEGSHTRGRFDPWKRVLAPALLREGERNWDTLVTLVPAGKKSRAAESLAAGFRLRTVHGVSPSQRKEA
- the rpsU gene encoding 30S ribosomal protein S21, giving the protein MPGIKVHEGESIDRALKAFKKQCEKSGVLTEIRKREYYEKPSVKRKKKMLAARKKRIRAQVR
- the recO gene encoding DNA repair protein RecO, encoding MAIFASEALVFGATPYSNTSLIVTLFTLEAGKVRVVAKGARAPKSRLGPTLEPLTHVEAEWSSREGAELGTLRKCESRALFRRLWKEPEAMALGYRLLQTMDRLFGIHEGEAAHFRLLLAALRAIEADGKNLASIEGVFFIMLLARVGLSPRLGYCDDCRKKAGAEAAVLDIAAGELRCRDCPRQVEQGMRLRPGAIATIGAALAQPEEKLAAIRILPSLQDEVIRAGRRFLAFHSGHPSLSFPGRDAPGSGD